In the Phaseolus vulgaris cultivar G19833 chromosome 7, P. vulgaris v2.0, whole genome shotgun sequence genome, one interval contains:
- the LOC137829003 gene encoding receptor-like protein EIX2, protein MNTSLSQYATLFAWLLYAIMLNKVTCSFNIRCHHKDKQALFNFKQGIIDPSHALSSWFTQQDCCQWRGVTCDNITSRVTHLSLPCSTTLPTYTDKTNKSLCLTGSIYLSSMDFEFLSYLDLGNNDFLAFQFDSVNHNYQNLSVAVHSRRFVNSSALRYLDLSGNENLAMNSLQWLSRMSSLEHLNLGGIDLRKETNWLQLVTMPSSLSELYLMGCQLENLSPSLQYANFSALRYLALSENEFHSELSKWLFNISHDISRIGFRSCSLRGQLPKELLNLRDLEALVLEDNNFNGPIPDWLGELEHLQYLILRSNLFSGSIPTKLGNLSSLISLTVGENQLAESCLREILPKCQHWVPPFQLVQILLGFAGPNFPMWLYTQRSLESLAIVESSFEAQGKFWNFLSKIPEVEIEEKLIDGNLSNVVLNSTYIDLSSNGLKGGLPRLSSNVAVVLLSDNLLSGDLTPLLCDHKMLSRESNLLYLDISLNHLSGALTSCWRNKKSLVHVNLGGNNLTGEIPPSMDLLSNLTSLHLHENKLYGQIPFSLKNCHSLLIFNVRDNNLSGNIPHWISLDAKALQLRSNNFTGNIPPQICQMSSLIILDFAHNTISGYITSCLQNITALVFNNASRYRFSYSFPSFHNRYLIMDDGLELVTKGQVSKYEKNLHFVTLIDMSNNNFTGTIPSQMFSLTGLFSLNLSHNSLTGKIPNEIGNMKNLESLDFSVNHFQGEIPQDLSSLSFLSYLNLSFNNLTGQIPSGTQMQGFNVLSYIGNRDLCGPPLTKNCSQDVKPKDKEPTYEDEHKSEFVSWFFIEIESGFVTSFLGVCCAIFFNRKWKHAYFKFLYNLRDRLHVTIVIKTNVFRLH, encoded by the exons ATGAATACATCACTCTCTCAGTATGCAACCCTTTTTGCATGGTTGCTATATGCAATCATGTTGAACAAGGTCACTTGCAGTTTCAATATCCGTTGCCACCATAAAGACAAGCAAGCTCTCTTTAACTTCAAGCAAGGAATCATAGATCCATCACACGCTCTCTCTTCATGGTTCACCCAACAAGATTGTTGTCAATGGAGAGGAGTGACATGTGACAACATCACAAGTAGAGTCACTCACCTCAGTCTTCCATGTTCTACAACTCTTCCAACTTATACTGATAAAACAAATAAGTCCCTCTGCCTCACAGgttctatttatttatcttcTATGGACTTTGAATTTCTCAGTTACTTGGATTTGGGGAATAATGACTTTTTAGCTTTCCAATTTGATTCTGTGAATCATAACTATCAGAACCTATCTGTAGCGGTTCATTCTCGTCGGTTTGTCAACTCTTCAGCTCTTCGATATCTTGATTTATCAGGTAACGAAAATCTAGCCATGAATAGTCTTCAATGGCTTTCTCGCATGTCCTCCTTGGAACATCTCAACCTTGGTGGCATTGATCTTCGCAAAGAAACTAATTGGCTTCAATTAGTCACCATGCCATCATCACTTTCTGAACTTTACTTGATGGGTTGTCAACTTGAAAACTTGAGTCCCTCTCTTCAATATGCAAATTTTAGTGCGCTTAGATATCTTGCGCTTTCTGAAAATGAATTTCACTCAGAGTTGTCTAAATGGTTATTCAATATTAGTCACGATATCTCTCGTATTGGTTTTAGATCATGTTCTTTAAGAGGCCAACTGCCAAAGGAATTGTTAAATCTTCGAGATCTGGAAGCTTTAGTCTTGGAAGATAATAACTTCAATGGACCAATTCCAGATTGGTTGGGCGAACTTGAACACCTGCAATATCTTATTCTTCGATCAAACTTGTTTTCTGGATCTATTCCCACAAAATTGGGAAATTTATCATCATTAATTTCCTTGACCGTTggtgaaaatcaacttgcagaGTCGTGTCTGAGAGAAATTTTGCCAAAATGTCAA CACTGGGTTCCACCTTTTCAACTTGTACAGATACTTCTTGGATTTGCAGGTCCTAACTTTCCTATGTGGTTATATACACAAAGGTCTCTTGAAAGTTTAGCTATTGTGGAATCATCATTTGAGGCACAGGGCAAATTTTGGAATTTTCTATCAAAAATTCCTGAGGTCgaaatagaagaaaaattgATTGATGGGAACCTATCAAACGTGGTTTTGAACTCTACATACATAGATTTATCTTCAAATGGCTTGAAAGGTGGCTTGCCTCGGTTATCATCCAACGTGGCTGTTGTCTTGTTATCAGACAACTTGTTATCAGGAGACCTCACCCCCCTCTTGTGTGATCATAAGATGTTGAGTAGGGAAAGCAATTTGCTCTACTTGGACATATCTTTGAATCATCTATCTGGAGCGCTTACTAGTTGTTGGAGGAACAAGAAATCTCTGGTTCATGTTAACTTAGGAGGCAATAATCTAACAGGAGAGATACCTCCATCAATGGACTTGTTATCCAATCTCACCTCCCTGCATTTGCATGAGAATAAGCTTTATGGACAGATTCCTTTCTCGTTGAAAAATTGTCACTCTCTGTTGATCTTTAATGTTCGGGATAACAATTTATCAGGAAACATACCACATTGGATATCACTCGATGCAAAGGCTCTGCAATTAAGGTCCAATAATTTTACTGGTAATATCCCTCCACAAATATGTCAAATGTCTTCCCTCATTATTTTGGATTTTGCCCATAACACTATCTCAGGATATATAACCAGTTGTTTGCAAAATATCACAGCCTTAGTTTTCAACAATGCTTCACGATACAGGTTTTCTTATTCCTTCCCTTCATTTCATAATCGTTACTTGATCATGGATGATGGTCTTGAGTTAGTTACAAAAGGTCAAGTATCAAAATATGAGAAAAACCTACACTTTGTCACCTTAATTGATATGTCAAATAACAATTTCACTGGAACAATACCTTCCCAAATGTTTAGCCTCACTGGATTGTTCTCCTTGAATTTGTCCCACAATAGTTTAACAGGGAAAATACCAAATGAAATTGGCAACATGAAAAACTTGGAGTCCTTGGATTTTTCAGTAAACCATTTTCAGGGTGAAATTCCTCAAGACTTGTCCAGTTTATCATTTCTGAGTTATTTAAACCTGTCATTCAACAATTTGACAGGTCAAATACCATCAGGCACACAAATGCAGGGGTTCAATGTACTTAGTTATATAGGCAATCGTGATCTTTGTGGACCTCCACTTACAAAAAATTGCTCGCAGGATGTGAAGCCTAAAGACAAAGAGCCAACATATGAAGATGAACATAAATCTGAATTTGTGTCATggttttttattgaaatagaaTCTGGTTTTGTGACGAGTTTCTTAGGAGTTTGTTGCGCTATTTTCTTCAACCGAAAATGGAAACACGCATACTTCAAATTTCTTTACAACTTGAGAGACCGACTTCATGTCACGATAGTCATCAAAACAAATGTATTCCGTCTCCATTGA
- the LOC137829783 gene encoding multifunctional methyltransferase subunit TRM112 homolog B-like — protein MRLLTHNMLSSNIKGVVNGFPLRIEAEKVAEKTVEMNGEFLKKMFEKVDWKAFVDASKAMGYTELPEEADSSMLDSDEFLNRFHHALLELHLEEGALVCPETGRRFPVSKGIPNMLLHEDEV, from the coding sequence ATGAGACTACTAACACATAACATGCTGTCATCAAACATAAAGGGTGTGGTGAATGGATTCCCATTGCGCATTGAAGCAGAGAAAGTGGCGGAAAAGACTGTGGAAATGAATGGGGAATTTCTGAAAAAGATGTTTGAGAAGGTTGATTGGAAGGCTTTCGTTGATGCATCAAAGGCCATGGGATACACTGAACTACCTGAGGAGGCGGACTCTTCCATGCTGGACTCTGATGAATTTCTGAACCGGTTTCACCATGCTCTCTTGGAACTCCACCTTGAGGAAGGGGCTCTTGTATGCCCTGAGACTGGGCGACGCTTTCCTGTCAGTAAGGGCATTCCAAATATGCTTCTTCACGAAGATGAGGTCTGA
- the LOC137829004 gene encoding receptor-like protein EIX2, producing MSSNNLFGTVPPQMFSLVGLCSLNLSHNKLMGKIPYEIGNMRRLESLDLSANQFWGEIPQGLAKLSFLGVLNLSFNNFSGKISFRTQLQGFDVVSYISNPNLCGPPLTKICWQDGEHKDSKPIDENEDKDEFLSWFYIGLESGFVIGFLGVSCALFFNRKWRQAYFKFLYNMRD from the coding sequence ATGTCAAGTAACAATTTGTTCGGAACAGTGCCTCCCCAAATGTTCAGCCTCGTTGGATTGTGCTCTTTGAACTTGTCTCACAATAAATTAATGGGGAAAATACCATATGAGATTGGGAACATGAGACGCTTGGAGTCCCTTGATCTTTCAGCAAACCAATTTTGGGGTGAAATTCCTCAAGGCTTGGCCAAGTTGTCCTTTCTCGGAGTCTTAAACCTATCATTTAACAATTTCAGTGGCAAAATTTCATTTAGGACACAACTTCAGGGGTTTGATGTAGTGAGCTATATTAGCAATCCTAATCTTTGTGGACCTCCACTTACCAAAATCTGCTGGCAGGATGGTGAacataaagactcaaagccaaTAGATGAAAATGAGGATAAAGATGAATTTTTGTCATGGTTTTATATTGGACTAGAGTCTGGATTCGTCATTGGCTTTTTGGGAGTCTCTTGTGCCCTTTTCTTTAATAGAAAATGGAGGCAAGCTTACTTCAAGTTTCTTTATAATATGAGAGATTGA
- the LOC137829005 gene encoding receptor-like protein EIX1 translates to MNAFSSQNATIFAWLLCTLMLNTGTCTNFSIGCNQKDKLGLLNFKQRVIDLSGVLSSWNPDQDCCQWRGVNCDHITGRVIRLNLLCSTTLANYIDKQDKSHCLSGSIHLFLLLVELEFLNYLNLRNNDFLALQFDSIHQNCHNLSVVSHFHRSLNSSSLGYLDLSLNDNLAINSLQWLSRIYSLKYLNLGEIDLHKETNWLQPLTMLPSLSVLMMSDCQLKDLSPSLQYANFNALDVLNLSENEFSSELPKWLFNLSCDISYLRFARNSLRGQLP, encoded by the coding sequence ATGAATGCCTTTTCCTCTCAAAATGCAACCATTTTTGCATGGTTACTCTGCACACTCATGCTAAATACTGGCACATGCACTAACTTCAGTATTGGTTGTAACCAAAAAGACAAGTTGGGTCTCTTAAACTTCAAGCAAAGAGTAATAGATCTATCAGGTGTGCTCTCTTCGTGGAACCCTGATCAAGATTGTTGTCAGTGGAGAGGAGTTAACTGTGATCACATCACTGGTCGAGTCATCAGGCTCAATCTCCTGTGTTCTACAACACTTGCAAATTACATTGACAAACAAGATAAATCACACTGTCTCTCAGGTTCTATTCACTTATTCTTATTGTTGGTGGAATTGGAATTTCTAAATTACTTGAATTTGAGGAATAATGACTTCTTAGCTCTCCAATTTGATTCTATACATCAGAATTGTCATAACCTGTCTGTAGTTTCTCATTTTCATCGGTCTCTCAACTCTTCTTCTCTTGGTTATCTTGATCTATCGCTTAACGACAATCTTGCCATCAATAGTCTTCAGTGGCTTTCTCGCATTTATTCCTTGAAATATCTCAACCTCGGTGAAATTGATCTTCACAAGGAAACTAACTGGCTTCAACCACTCACTATGCTTCCCTCACTTTCAGTACTCATGATGTCTGATTGTCAACTTAAAGACCTTAGTCCATCTCTTCAATATGCCAATTTTAATGCACTCGATGTTCTTAATCTTTCTGAAAATGAATTTAGCTCAGAGTTGCCTAAATGGTTATTCAATCTTAGTTGTGATATCTCTTATTTAAGATTTGCGAGAAATTCTTTAAGAGGCCAATTACCTTAG
- the LOC137827994 gene encoding receptor-like protein EIX2 — MNAFSSQNAAILAWLLCTLMLNTGTCNNFTIGCNQKDKLGLLNFKQRVIDLSRVLSSWNPDQDCCQWRGVNCDHITGRVTGLNLPCSTTLANYIDKEDKSHCLSGPNLPEWLYTQRYLKRLSILNSSFVAKSKFWNFVSRVSELDLEGNLMFGNLSNNVLLNSSFVNLSSNDLKGSLPRLSSNVAIFEASNNSLSGTISPLLCDHKMLNGKGSLIYLDISRNHLSGELTNCWKNWKSLIHVNLGSNSLTGKIPSSMGSLFSLASLHLHENNLYGTIPTSLQNCHSLLLFNVRENNLSGNIPHWIPHDARVLQLRSNNFSGNIPTQICQISSLIILDIADNIISGQIPTCLHNITSLVFNNASESSLYFSFALSNSITYVFEDGLELVTKGRVSEYRNNLHFMTLIDMSSNNLFGTVPSQMFSLVGLCSLNLSHNKLMGKIPYEIGNMRSLESLDLSANQFWGEIPQGLANLFFLGVLNLSFNNFSGKIPSGTQLQGFDAVSYIGNPDLCGLPLPKICWQDGEHKDSKPIDEDEDKYEFLSWFYIGIESGFVTGFLGVFCALSFNRKWRHAYFRFLYNMRDRLYVMVLIKMNSSG; from the exons ATGAATGCCTTTTCCTCTCAAAATGCAGCCATTTTGGCATGGTTACTGTGCACACTCATGCTAAATACTGGCACCTGCAACAACTTCACCATTGGTTGTAACCAGAAAGACAAGTTGGGTCTCTTAAACTTCAAGCAAAGAGTAATAGATCTATCCCGTGTGCTCTCTTCGTGGAACCCTGATCAAGATTGTTGTCAGTGGAGAGGAGTTAACTGTGATCACATCACTGGTCGAGTCACTGGGCTCAATCTCCCATGCTCTACAACACTTGCAAATTACATTGACAAAGAAGATAAATCACACTGTCTCTCAG GTCCTAACCTTCCAGAGTGGTTGTATACACAAAGATATCTTAAACGTTTATCTATTTTGAATTCATCATTTGTGGCCAAAAGCAAATTTTGGAATTTTGTATCAAGAGTGAGTGAACTAGATTTAGAAGGTAATTTGATGTTTGGGAACCTGTCAAATAATGTGTTGTTGAACTCTTCATTCGTCAATCTATCATCAAATGATCTAAAAGGTTCCCTGCCTCGATTATCATCAAATGTGGCGATTTTCGAAGCATCGAACAACTCATTATCTGGAACAATTTCTCCTCTCTTGTGTGATCATAAGATGCTGAATGGAAAAGGCAGTTTGATCTACTTAGACATCTCTCGTAATCATCTATCTGGAGAGCTTACAAATTGTTGGAAGAATTGGAAATCATTGATTCATGTTAACTTGGGAAGCAATAGTCTGACTGGCAAGATACCATCGTCAATGGGCTCCTTATTTAGTCTTGCCTCACTACATTTGCATGAGAATAATCTCTATGGCACGATTCCTACCTCGCTACAAAATTGTCACTCTCTGTTGCTCTTTAATGTGCGTGAAAATAACTTATCAGGAAATATACCACACTGGATACCACATGATGCTAGGGTTCTCCAACTAAGGTCCAATAATTTTAGTGGTAACATCCCAACACAGATTTGTCAAATATCTTCCCTCATTATTTTGGATATTGCTGACAACATAATCTCAGGACAAATACCAACCTGCCTGCATAATATAACATCTTTAGTTTTCAACAATGCTTCAGAGAGCAgtctttatttttcctttgcTCTTTCTAATTCTATCACATACGTCTTCGAAGACGGTCTTGAGCTGGTTACAAAAGGTCGAGTATCAGAATACCGTAATAACTTGCACTTTATGACCTTAATTGACATGTCAAGTAACAATTTGTTCGGAACAGTGCCTTCCCAAATGTTCAGCCTCGTTGGATTGTGCTCTTTGAACTTGTCTCACAATAAATTAATGGGGAAAATACCATATGAGATTGGCAACATGAGAAGTTTGGAGTCCCTTGATCTTTCAGCAAACCAATTTTGGGGTGAAATTCCTCAAGGCTTGGCCAATTTGTTCTTTCTCGGAGTCTTAAACCTATCATTTAACAATTTCAGTGGCAAAATTCCATCTGGGACACAACTTCAAGGGTTTGATGCAGTGAGCTATATTGGCAATCCTGATCTTTGTGGACTTCCACTTCCCAAAATCTGCTGGCAGGATGGTGAacataaagactcaaagccaaTAGATGAAGATGAGGATAAATATGAATTTTTGTCATGGTTTTATATTGGAATAGAGTCTGGATTCGTCACTGGCTTTTTGGGAGTCTTTTGTGCCCTTTCCTTTAATAGAAAATGGAGGCATGCTTACTTCAGGTTTCTTTATAATATGAGAGATCGACTTTATGTCATGGTGCTTATCAAAATGAATTCCTCTGGTTGA